The Flavobacteriales bacterium genome has a window encoding:
- a CDS encoding 3-hydroxyanthranilate 3,4-dioxygenase, translating into MSFKQPFNLHQWIEENRDLLKPPVGNKNLYVEAGDFIVMIVGGPNARKDYHFNESEELFYQIQGDINVRIQDEGKAVDIPIKEGEMFLLPSNVPHSPMRGENTVGLVIEMVRKDNMSDGLMWFCDKCNHKLHEYRFPLINIEKDFLGRFKDFYSSKELRTCDNCGHEMEADERYI; encoded by the coding sequence ATGTCATTCAAGCAACCGTTTAACTTACACCAGTGGATTGAGGAGAATAGAGATTTACTCAAGCCACCAGTCGGCAATAAAAACCTTTACGTTGAAGCAGGAGACTTTATAGTCATGATTGTAGGAGGGCCTAATGCTAGAAAAGATTATCACTTCAATGAAAGTGAAGAATTATTTTATCAGATTCAAGGAGATATCAATGTGCGCATCCAAGATGAAGGGAAGGCTGTTGATATCCCTATCAAAGAAGGGGAGATGTTTTTATTGCCTTCAAACGTTCCCCACTCGCCTATGAGAGGTGAAAATACCGTAGGTTTAGTTATTGAGATGGTCAGAAAAGATAATATGTCGGACGGTCTAATGTGGTTTTGTGATAAATGTAACCACAAGCTGCACGAATACCGTTTTCCATTAATAAATATTGAAAAGGACTTCCTAGGTCGATTTAAAGATTTTTATTCGTCTAAGGAGCTTAGAACTTGCGATAATTGTGGACACGAAATGGAAGCTGACGAAAGGTATATTTAA
- a CDS encoding SDR family oxidoreductase: protein MNLDLSNKNALVCGSTKGIGKATALALAKMGASVFLLARNASTLQDVLSELDTSKGQKHAYFCADFSDVESVKSVAKELESHSIHILINNTGGPAGGPISEARTDDFEAAFRMHLVCNQILSQAVLPNMKAANYGRIVNVISTSVKVPINGLGVSNTIRGAVASWAKTMANEVGQFGVTVNNVLPGFTNTNRLKTLITKKASAQNTSEDSIANGMLASVPANRFGEAEEVANAIAFLCSPSASYINGINVPVDGGRTGTL from the coding sequence ATGAATTTAGACTTATCTAATAAAAATGCTCTTGTTTGTGGTAGTACCAAAGGTATTGGCAAAGCCACAGCCTTAGCCCTAGCTAAGATGGGAGCCTCCGTTTTTCTTTTGGCAAGAAATGCTTCCACTCTTCAAGATGTTCTGAGTGAACTGGACACTTCAAAGGGACAAAAACACGCTTATTTCTGTGCTGACTTTTCAGATGTTGAAAGCGTTAAATCGGTTGCTAAAGAATTGGAAAGCCATTCCATCCATATCCTCATCAATAATACTGGAGGGCCTGCTGGAGGACCTATTTCTGAGGCAAGGACAGATGACTTTGAAGCTGCATTTAGAATGCACTTGGTGTGTAATCAAATTCTAAGTCAAGCAGTCTTGCCAAACATGAAAGCCGCTAACTATGGAAGAATCGTCAATGTTATATCCACTTCTGTAAAAGTACCTATCAATGGTTTGGGCGTTTCTAATACCATTCGAGGTGCAGTGGCCAGTTGGGCAAAAACTATGGCAAACGAAGTTGGACAGTTTGGTGTTACAGTCAACAATGTATTGCCTGGCTTTACCAATACCAATAGGCTCAAAACTTTAATCACAAAAAAGGCAAGTGCTCAAAATACTTCCGAAGACTCAATAGCAAATGGCATGTTGGCATCTGTACCCGCTAACCGCTTTGGTGAAGCTGAAGAAGTCGCAAATGCTATCGCCTTTTTATGTTCCCCATCAGCAAGCTATATTAACGGAATTAATGTGCCTGTAGACGGCGGAAGAACTGGAACGCTTTAA
- a CDS encoding amidophosphoribosyltransferase → MSDAIKHECGIAFLRLRKPLEFYAEKYGSPLYGVNKMCLLMEKQHNRGQDGAGLATIKLDVPVGSRYISRHRSNASKPIQDLFDYVNQRFVDLQQNDPEKFKEIKWLQENLAFTGEVLLGHLRYGTYGGNSIEHCHPFLRQNNWRTRSLVLAGNFNMTNVDELFNQLVELGQHPKEKADTVTILERIGHFLDVENDRIYYDQREQYSKREISGVIADEMDMKEVLINSSKHWDGGYVMSGIVGHGDAFVLRDPAGIRPAYYYTDDEVVVAASERPVIQTAFNVPADSIKELKPGHALIIKKDGTFEEVSIIPELERKACSFERIYFSRGNDQDIYKERMKLGIKLCPTILDNIDYDLKNTVFSFIPNTAEVSFYGMMKGMNDALNEEKTKAILALKNPNEEAIKSIMSENIRAEKIAIKDAKLRTFITQDDSRDDLVAHVYDVTYGTVKSTDNLVMIDDSIVRGTTLKQSILRILDRLNPKKIVIVSSAPQIRYPDCYGIDMAKLGDFIAFQAAIALLKESGQEHIIDEVYQKCLADIEDINSPSVNYVQAIYKPFSADEISSKIAQLLRPKEINAEVNIIYQTIEDLHDSCPNNKGDWYFTGDYPTAGGNRVVNKSFIYYVEGRNERAY, encoded by the coding sequence ATGAGTGACGCCATAAAACACGAGTGCGGAATAGCTTTTTTAAGATTACGCAAACCCCTGGAGTTTTATGCCGAAAAATACGGATCCCCCCTTTACGGAGTAAATAAAATGTGCTTGCTAATGGAAAAGCAACACAACAGAGGGCAAGATGGTGCTGGTTTGGCAACCATTAAATTAGACGTTCCTGTGGGCAGCCGATACATCAGTCGTCACCGTTCAAATGCCAGCAAGCCCATACAAGATTTGTTTGATTATGTCAATCAGCGTTTTGTGGATTTGCAGCAAAATGACCCCGAAAAATTCAAAGAGATTAAGTGGTTACAAGAAAACTTAGCCTTTACGGGCGAGGTGCTTTTAGGACATTTGCGCTACGGAACATATGGCGGCAATAGCATTGAGCATTGTCATCCGTTTTTGAGACAAAACAATTGGCGTACACGTAGCTTAGTCTTGGCTGGAAACTTCAATATGACCAATGTAGACGAGTTGTTCAATCAGTTGGTAGAATTGGGGCAACACCCTAAGGAGAAGGCCGATACGGTAACCATTCTTGAGAGAATAGGACATTTCTTAGATGTAGAAAACGACCGCATATACTACGACCAAAGGGAACAGTATAGCAAAAGAGAAATTTCTGGCGTGATAGCTGATGAAATGGATATGAAAGAAGTCCTTATCAATTCTTCAAAGCATTGGGACGGCGGTTATGTGATGAGTGGTATTGTTGGACATGGAGACGCTTTTGTGCTTCGTGACCCTGCTGGAATTCGTCCTGCCTACTACTACACCGATGATGAGGTCGTGGTAGCCGCTTCCGAGCGCCCTGTAATACAAACAGCATTCAATGTGCCTGCCGATAGCATTAAGGAGCTAAAGCCCGGCCATGCCTTAATTATAAAGAAAGACGGTACTTTTGAAGAGGTGTCTATTATACCCGAATTGGAAAGAAAAGCCTGTTCCTTTGAACGCATTTACTTTTCGAGAGGCAACGACCAAGACATTTACAAAGAACGTATGAAGTTGGGAATTAAGCTATGTCCAACCATACTCGACAATATAGATTACGATTTAAAAAACACAGTCTTTTCCTTTATTCCTAATACCGCCGAAGTATCCTTTTACGGCATGATGAAAGGCATGAACGATGCTTTGAATGAAGAAAAGACCAAAGCCATTCTGGCATTAAAAAACCCTAATGAAGAGGCTATAAAATCCATTATGTCGGAAAACATACGTGCCGAAAAGATTGCCATTAAAGACGCTAAATTGCGCACCTTCATTACCCAAGACGATAGTAGAGACGATTTGGTCGCCCACGTTTATGACGTAACCTACGGCACCGTTAAGTCCACTGACAATCTGGTGATGATTGACGATAGTATTGTAAGGGGAACAACCTTAAAACAAAGTATACTTCGTATTTTAGATAGGCTCAACCCCAAGAAGATAGTAATTGTGTCTTCTGCCCCACAAATTCGTTACCCCGATTGCTATGGTATTGATATGGCAAAACTGGGAGACTTTATTGCCTTTCAGGCGGCCATTGCCCTTTTGAAAGAAAGCGGACAAGAACACATTATTGATGAGGTTTACCAAAAGTGTTTGGCAGATATAGAAGACATTAACAGCCCTTCAGTCAATTACGTTCAGGCTATTTATAAACCTTTTAGTGCCGACGAAATTTCAAGCAAAATTGCTCAATTGCTTCGCCCCAAAGAGATTAATGCTGAGGTAAATATTATATACCAAACCATTGAGGACTTGCACGACTCTTGCCCCAATAATAAAGGAGATTGGTACTTTACGGGCGATTACCCCACAGCCGGTGGAAACAGGGTGGTGAATAAATCATTTATCTATTACGTAGAAGGTAGAAACGAAAGGGCGTATTAG
- a CDS encoding methyltransferase domain-containing protein produces the protein MKLITIDDFIDLYSKIKQRGLNYFFSKLTLSKLSRTKSAFNQEEIIHSNWWIIPLVRKRWNKLISGNENTIYEEFLMNEVLSNDKEIRMLSVGSGVCSHELVLAEYPQFKEITCVDLAQNRLNEAKKIADKKGLKNIRFECANIFEFIEKGNEYDIVFFHQSLHHFSNMNTFITDYICKSLTNNGKLIINEFVGSSRLQFPKAQIKGVNDALKIIPKTFRKRFKTELNKNKFYGSGIIRMIQADPSECIDSINILPSIYRHFKPIVEKPYGGNILMNVLKDISHHFVETNSEKEIVLNNLFEFEDNYLKSNTSDFIFGVYQKKKI, from the coding sequence ATGAAGCTAATTACTATTGACGATTTTATTGACTTGTACTCTAAAATTAAACAAAGAGGGTTAAACTATTTTTTTTCTAAGCTGACTTTGAGCAAATTATCGAGAACTAAAAGTGCGTTTAATCAAGAAGAAATTATTCATTCTAATTGGTGGATAATTCCTCTAGTCAGAAAACGTTGGAACAAATTAATTAGTGGAAACGAAAATACCATTTATGAAGAATTTCTAATGAATGAAGTTCTTTCAAACGATAAAGAAATTAGGATGTTATCCGTTGGAAGTGGTGTTTGTAGTCATGAATTGGTTTTAGCGGAATACCCACAGTTTAAAGAAATCACATGTGTCGACTTAGCTCAAAACAGATTAAATGAAGCTAAAAAAATTGCCGATAAAAAAGGGCTAAAAAATATTCGATTTGAATGTGCTAATATTTTTGAATTTATAGAAAAAGGGAATGAATACGATATCGTATTTTTTCACCAATCTCTACATCATTTTTCAAACATGAATACATTCATTACAGATTACATTTGTAAGTCCTTAACAAACAATGGAAAACTAATAATTAATGAGTTTGTAGGTTCGAGTCGTTTACAATTTCCTAAAGCTCAAATTAAGGGCGTTAATGACGCTTTAAAAATCATTCCTAAAACTTTTAGAAAACGATTTAAAACAGAGCTCAATAAAAATAAATTTTATGGCTCAGGAATAATTAGAATGATTCAGGCAGACCCTTCTGAGTGCATTGATTCAATTAATATTTTACCAAGTATTTACCGTCATTTTAAACCCATTGTAGAAAAACCATATGGCGGAAATATTCTAATGAACGTATTGAAAGATATTTCTCATCACTTTGTCGAAACCAACAGTGAGAAAGAAATTGTTTTAAATAACTTATTTGAGTTTGAAGATAATTACTTGAAATCTAACACTTCTGATTTCATCTTTGGCGTGTATCAAAAAAAGAAAATCTAA
- a CDS encoding SufE family protein: protein MASIKEIQQDIIDEFDMFDEWMEKYEHIIDLGKSLPLIEDAHKTEDNLIKGCQSRVWLHANKEDDKVVYTADSDAIMTKGIIALLVRTFSGQKAQDIVEADTDFINQIGLKEQLSPTRANGLVSMVKQMKLYALAFQSQN from the coding sequence ATGGCAAGTATTAAAGAAATACAACAAGATATTATTGACGAGTTTGACATGTTCGACGAGTGGATGGAGAAGTACGAACACATCATTGATTTAGGCAAGTCTTTGCCACTAATTGAAGATGCTCATAAAACAGAAGACAACCTCATCAAAGGATGTCAGTCTAGAGTATGGTTACATGCCAACAAAGAAGATGATAAGGTGGTTTATACTGCTGATAGCGATGCCATTATGACTAAAGGTATCATTGCCCTTTTGGTGCGTACATTTTCAGGTCAAAAAGCTCAAGATATTGTGGAAGCAGACACCGATTTCATCAATCAAATTGGATTAAAAGAGCAACTTTCACCGACCAGAGCCAACGGATTAGTGTCTATGGTCAAACAAATGAAGCTGTACGCTTTAGCGTTTCAATCTCAAAACTAA
- a CDS encoding S46 family peptidase, which translates to MLKRFITLSLALCFGFLTVKADEGMWLPLLLSDNEADMQAVGFRLTASDIYDINNSSLKDAVVSLGGFCTAEMISDQGLLLTNHHCGFGQIQSHSSVGNDYLTDGFWAMDKSEELENEGLFVSFLVKMEDVTERINTALDSVSDEERSGVIRKLSAEIVAEATDSTHYNARVKSFFGGNDFYLMVYETFNDVRLVGAPPSSIGKYGGDTDNWMWPRHTGDFALFRVYSGPDGKPAEYSEDNIPYKPKHHFPISLDGVEDGDYSMIMGFPGSTDRYLSSWGVKQAIEQYNPTIVKIRERKLGVMRSHMDAREKVRIQYASKYASTANYWKYYIGQTKGLKRMNVYEQKQALEEQFDAWVDADEARTEKYGEALDLLADGYYDNEKINEVRIFLNEAIFQGAEVFYFIYQVQDAIKNLPEDPKARRLAINDLKDIAREHFKDYNKDLDQDLFAELLELYNDNVPYSKQPDAFEKVRNHNYTKGDWHKFAAYVYKTSPFVSQTKFFAFLERPSVYKLEKDYAVRMFNSIMDHYTEKVRSKRMDVREKLAKGERLYIAGLREMMPNKKFYPNANSTMRLTYGQVGDYTPGDAMHYDYVTTFDGLIAKKDNSDDEFMVPERLEELYNAKDYGRYADKNGDLIINFISGNDITGGNSGSPVLNAYGDLIGTAFDGNWEAMSGDIAFENDIQRTISVDARYILFIIDKFAGATHLIDEMTIAPNRPRPLSPEEQAAKDAEDAMNDPLTIVQKLTTINYLGEEIPVLDMHSFGSAFDTAVEQFGSSNTTKFYWRGTVYTTEKR; encoded by the coding sequence ATGTTAAAAAGATTCATTACCCTATCCCTGGCACTATGTTTCGGCTTTCTTACGGTAAAAGCTGATGAAGGAATGTGGCTGCCTTTATTGTTATCTGATAACGAAGCAGATATGCAAGCCGTTGGCTTTAGACTTACTGCCAGCGATATTTACGATATAAATAACTCTTCATTGAAAGATGCAGTAGTTTCATTAGGTGGTTTTTGTACTGCCGAAATGATTTCTGACCAAGGGTTATTACTCACCAACCACCACTGTGGATTTGGTCAAATTCAATCTCACTCCTCTGTTGGTAACGACTACTTGACAGATGGTTTTTGGGCAATGGATAAAAGTGAAGAATTAGAGAACGAAGGTCTATTCGTTTCTTTCCTCGTTAAAATGGAAGACGTAACAGAACGTATAAATACTGCTTTAGACTCAGTTTCTGACGAAGAAAGATCAGGTGTAATTCGTAAGTTATCCGCTGAAATTGTAGCTGAAGCTACCGATAGCACACACTACAATGCACGTGTAAAATCTTTCTTTGGTGGTAACGATTTCTACCTTATGGTTTACGAAACATTTAACGATGTAAGACTAGTAGGTGCGCCTCCATCGTCAATAGGTAAATACGGTGGCGATACAGACAACTGGATGTGGCCAAGACATACAGGTGACTTTGCTCTATTTAGAGTTTACAGTGGTCCTGACGGAAAACCTGCTGAGTACTCAGAAGATAACATTCCTTACAAACCAAAGCACCACTTCCCAATCTCATTGGATGGTGTAGAAGATGGCGACTATTCTATGATTATGGGTTTCCCAGGTTCAACCGACAGATACCTCTCTTCATGGGGTGTAAAACAAGCCATTGAGCAATACAACCCTACTATTGTTAAGATTAGAGAGCGTAAATTAGGCGTAATGCGTTCACATATGGATGCGCGTGAAAAAGTACGAATCCAATACGCTTCAAAATATGCTAGTACAGCAAACTACTGGAAATACTACATCGGTCAGACCAAAGGGCTTAAGCGCATGAATGTATACGAGCAAAAACAAGCCCTTGAGGAGCAGTTTGATGCTTGGGTAGACGCTGATGAAGCAAGAACAGAAAAGTACGGAGAGGCTTTAGATTTATTAGCTGACGGTTACTACGATAATGAAAAAATCAACGAAGTAAGAATCTTTTTAAACGAAGCCATTTTCCAAGGGGCAGAAGTATTCTACTTTATCTATCAAGTACAAGACGCTATTAAGAACTTGCCTGAAGACCCTAAGGCCAGACGACTAGCGATAAACGATTTAAAAGATATAGCTCGAGAACATTTCAAAGATTACAACAAAGATTTAGATCAAGATTTGTTTGCTGAATTATTAGAGTTATACAACGACAATGTACCGTACAGCAAGCAGCCAGATGCTTTCGAAAAGGTAAGAAACCACAACTACACCAAGGGTGACTGGCACAAATTTGCTGCCTATGTGTACAAGACTTCTCCATTTGTAAGTCAGACTAAATTCTTTGCTTTCCTAGAAAGACCGTCGGTGTACAAATTGGAAAAAGACTATGCTGTGCGTATGTTCAATTCTATTATGGACCACTATACGGAAAAGGTACGAAGCAAGCGAATGGATGTGCGTGAGAAATTAGCAAAAGGCGAGAGGTTATACATAGCTGGTTTGAGAGAGATGATGCCTAACAAGAAGTTCTACCCAAACGCTAACTCAACTATGCGTTTGACTTACGGGCAAGTGGGCGACTATACCCCTGGGGATGCAATGCACTACGATTATGTAACTACTTTCGATGGGCTAATCGCTAAGAAGGACAATTCAGACGATGAGTTTATGGTGCCTGAGCGATTAGAGGAGCTTTACAATGCTAAAGACTATGGAAGGTATGCCGATAAGAACGGAGACCTTATCATCAATTTCATTAGTGGAAACGATATTACGGGTGGTAACTCTGGTAGCCCAGTGTTAAATGCTTACGGTGACCTTATTGGTACTGCCTTTGACGGTAACTGGGAAGCTATGAGTGGCGATATTGCTTTTGAGAACGATATTCAGCGTACCATTTCTGTAGATGCACGTTACATCTTGTTTATCATTGATAAGTTTGCCGGAGCGACTCACCTTATTGATGAGATGACTATTGCGCCTAACAGACCACGTCCGTTGAGCCCAGAAGAGCAAGCGGCCAAAGATGCCGAAGACGCTATGAACGACCCTCTAACGATAGTACAAAAGTTAACTACTATAAACTATTTGGGAGAAGAAATTCCAGTATTGGATATGCATTCGTTTGGCTCTGCATTTGACACAGCAGTAGAGCAATTTGGCAGCAGCAACACCACTAAATTCTACTGGAGAGGAACTGTTTATACTACTGAAAAGAGATAA
- a CDS encoding DUF2480 family protein, protein MTEEIVNRVANSGLITFDLEEYYPKGKRRCIDLKHWLFEELILKEKDFRQSVKDYNWSQHKDEFVCIDCTADAIVPVWAYMLITSSLNPFAKKIVRGNMEQLESALFQELIDELNIKPFVDQRVIIKGCSNLPVPESAYIAITSKLNPIAKSIMYGEACSSVPIYKKK, encoded by the coding sequence ATGACAGAAGAAATTGTCAATAGAGTTGCCAATAGTGGCTTGATTACCTTTGACCTTGAGGAGTACTACCCTAAGGGAAAGCGACGCTGTATTGACCTTAAACACTGGCTATTTGAAGAGCTCATTCTCAAAGAAAAAGACTTTAGACAATCGGTAAAAGATTACAACTGGTCACAGCATAAAGATGAGTTTGTATGCATAGACTGCACCGCTGACGCCATTGTTCCCGTATGGGCGTATATGCTTATTACAAGTTCGCTTAACCCCTTTGCTAAAAAGATTGTTAGAGGCAATATGGAGCAGTTGGAGTCCGCACTATTTCAAGAATTAATTGATGAATTAAATATTAAACCTTTTGTTGACCAAAGGGTCATCATTAAGGGTTGTAGCAATCTACCTGTTCCAGAAAGTGCTTACATCGCCATTACCTCTAAACTTAACCCAATAGCAAAAAGCATTATGTACGGAGAAGCCTGCTCCTCTGTCCCTATTTACAAGAAGAAATGA
- a CDS encoding SUF system Fe-S cluster assembly protein, with protein sequence MKTEAELQAIGEKVVERICQIYDPEIPVNIYELGLIYDIQVSEECDVEIEMTLTSPNCPVAETLPVEVEEKVKVVEEVRNVKVNITFDPPWDKDMMSEEAKLELGML encoded by the coding sequence ATGAAAACAGAAGCAGAATTACAAGCCATTGGCGAAAAAGTAGTAGAACGAATTTGTCAAATTTATGACCCAGAAATCCCTGTAAATATTTACGAATTGGGACTGATATACGACATCCAAGTCAGTGAGGAATGTGATGTTGAAATTGAAATGACATTAACTTCACCAAACTGTCCTGTGGCTGAAACTTTGCCGGTAGAAGTGGAAGAAAAAGTGAAAGTGGTAGAGGAGGTTCGAAATGTAAAAGTAAACATCACCTTTGACCCCCCTTGGGACAAAGACATGATGAGTGAAGAAGCTAAACTTGAACTAGGAATGCTGTAA
- a CDS encoding amidohydrolase family protein, protein MRINGHGHILPEPSQIPKFLKEKKLFWIDDDKKFMRQGDWSRPISGPSFFLKEKIEWMDQNKIDHGVMLCLSQLYCNGWKKQDCVDAIHFQNDFNASLQSEYPEKFTCGFVVQPLYMDHALKEIDRCVNELGLKVLCLPTHFLNANGEWLSTAESDVDPIFELANKYGLAVQIHPYDGEKMIALKNQYWRFHLIWMMAQCADTLHLFTLRDLPNKYPNIRTSFAHGGMLGIANYGRRIQGFDGRPDIFKELEDPRKTLGHKNLYFDTLVHDSHTLELLKKRVGASQILMGLDDPYPLGEMEGIGTSYPGRVLDYAVEIDVLTEQQRKDIWHKNVLDWLGIKKSDFLL, encoded by the coding sequence ATGCGAATAAACGGACATGGACATATATTACCTGAACCTTCACAGATTCCCAAATTTCTGAAGGAAAAGAAGCTTTTTTGGATTGATGATGACAAAAAGTTTATGCGACAAGGAGATTGGTCTAGACCAATCAGTGGTCCTAGTTTTTTCCTTAAAGAAAAAATAGAATGGATGGATCAAAATAAAATTGACCACGGCGTAATGTTGTGTTTATCTCAGCTGTACTGCAATGGTTGGAAAAAACAAGATTGTGTTGACGCTATCCATTTTCAAAATGATTTTAATGCTTCTTTACAAAGTGAATATCCAGAAAAGTTTACATGTGGCTTTGTAGTTCAACCTTTATACATGGACCATGCGCTTAAAGAGATTGACCGCTGTGTAAACGAACTAGGCTTAAAGGTGCTTTGTTTGCCTACCCATTTTTTAAATGCGAATGGTGAATGGCTTTCTACTGCAGAGTCTGATGTAGACCCAATATTCGAATTAGCTAATAAATATGGATTGGCTGTTCAAATCCACCCTTACGACGGTGAGAAAATGATTGCCTTAAAAAATCAATACTGGCGGTTTCATTTAATTTGGATGATGGCACAATGTGCGGACACCCTTCACCTTTTTACCCTTAGAGATTTACCAAATAAATACCCCAATATACGTACGAGTTTTGCTCACGGCGGAATGTTAGGCATTGCCAATTATGGCAGAAGAATACAAGGCTTTGACGGGCGTCCGGATATCTTCAAAGAACTCGAAGACCCTAGAAAAACATTAGGACACAAAAACTTGTATTTTGATACTTTGGTACACGATTCTCACACCCTAGAACTACTTAAAAAGCGGGTGGGAGCAAGTCAAATACTGATGGGTTTAGATGACCCTTATCCATTAGGAGAAATGGAAGGTATAGGAACATCATATCCTGGCAGAGTTTTGGATTATGCAGTAGAAATTGACGTTTTAACAGAACAGCAAAGAAAAGATATTTGGCACAAAAATGTGTTGGACTGGTTGGGCATAAAAAAGTCCGATTTTTTGTTATAA
- a CDS encoding DUF3050 domain-containing protein: MNPKIVDIKEGILPLRKLLLQHPVYQQLRHIDDLKILMEQHVFAVWDFMALLKALQFGLTSTNAPWVPIGNPKTRRLINEIVLEEESDMDIEGNPSSHYEMYLQSMKQCSANTEQVERFISRLLSGYSHKELLKFNVEQLKDYTLEFVNTTFEIIHRGKLHEIAAAFTFGREDLIPDMFRSIVNDLDKNFPGKLDTFRYYLDRHIELDEEVHTPLALQMIEELCGDDDSKWQEAKEVATNCLKARIKLWDGIEQSIKTDKWKRL, encoded by the coding sequence ATGAATCCAAAAATCGTTGATATAAAAGAAGGCATTTTGCCTTTAAGGAAGCTATTATTGCAGCACCCAGTTTACCAGCAATTACGCCATATAGATGACCTCAAAATTTTGATGGAGCAACATGTCTTTGCCGTTTGGGATTTTATGGCATTACTTAAAGCTCTACAATTTGGATTAACCAGTACCAATGCCCCTTGGGTGCCCATAGGCAATCCTAAAACTCGCCGACTCATAAACGAGATTGTATTGGAAGAAGAAAGCGATATGGACATAGAGGGCAATCCATCTAGCCATTACGAAATGTACCTGCAATCTATGAAGCAGTGTAGTGCAAACACCGAACAAGTAGAACGCTTTATTTCACGTTTACTTTCAGGCTATTCCCATAAAGAATTGCTAAAATTCAATGTAGAACAACTCAAAGACTACACCCTTGAATTTGTCAATACTACTTTCGAAATTATACACCGCGGGAAATTGCACGAGATAGCTGCCGCCTTCACTTTTGGTAGAGAAGACCTCATTCCAGATATGTTCCGTTCTATCGTCAACGATTTGGACAAGAACTTCCCGGGCAAACTAGATACTTTCCGCTACTACCTCGATCGACACATTGAGTTGGACGAAGAAGTCCATACCCCTCTAGCCTTACAAATGATTGAAGAACTCTGCGGAGATGATGATAGCAAATGGCAAGAAGCCAAAGAAGTGGCTACTAACTGCCTAAAAGCACGAATAAAACTATGGGATGGTATAGAGCAAAGCATTAAAACAGACAAATGGAAAAGGCTGTAA